The region GCTATAAAATAACCTGGATTTTGTAGCGTTGTTTGATAAAATTCTTGAATCAGGGCAGACTTTCCAATTCCTGATTGACCTGTGATTACAACAATTTCTGATTGAAAGTTTTGAAAAATTGAATTTAAACGAGCCAGTTCTCTCTCTCGACCATAAAATTTATCAGGAATAATGAAACGATCATTAAAGTCCATTGTCGCCAAAGAAAATAAAGGAATATCTCCTCCAGTTTCCCACTGTTCTAAACAAAATTCTAAATCATGCCGCAGTCCTAATGGGGTTTGATAACGTTCCTCTGGATTTTTAGCCATTAACTTTAAAATAATATTATTGATCATCATGGGCAAAGAAGGTTTAATTTCTCTTAAAGGCGCAGGCGTAATAGCTAAATGAGCATGAATTAACTGCAAGGGATCAGAAGATTGAAACGGCAGTTTTCGAGTAAATAATTGATAAAGTGTTACCCCTAAAGAATATAAATCTGTCCGATAATCAATTCTGCGATGGGTTCGTCCCGTTTGTTCTGGAGACATATAAGCTAAGGTTCCTTCTAATCCTTGAGGATTAGCAATGTCTTGGTTTCGATGGTTGAGTTGAGTAGAAATACTAAAATCGATCAGTTTAACTTTCAGAGTTTCTGGGTGAATTAAAATATTTTGTAGTTTAACATCTTTATGAATAATTTGATTTTGATACAACTGTTCTAAAATTTTGGTAATTTCAATGGCAATTGCCAATAATTCACTCAAGGTTAATTCTCGATTTACCCAATAATCTGCCAGTGAAACACAACCTTGATCCTCCATAATCAATGCCAACCCATTCCCATAGGGTTCCAACTCCAAAATCGGAACAATTCCCGATATATTGAGGTCTTTTACAATCTGATATTGATTCCTAAATTCAATTAGGGAGGGGACTGTTGGGAATTGACTGCGTAACAGTTTAATCACAACAGGGAACCCGTCAGACAGACGAATTCCACGATAAACCAGTGTTCTAGAACCGTTATAGATAGGGTTAAGAATCTGATAGCCAGGTAGAGTGATCATAGCGGGATTCTCGCTTATCGAAATCGGGAAAGGATGTTGTTTGGAAACAGGCTATACACCCATTAAAACCTCACCCATTAATCATCATTAAGGCAGATTACGAAGCGGTTTGTTGGGTATGTGGAACAGGCAACATGAGTTGTTAACTAGGGTATTGGGTGTCAGTCAACCATCAACCATCAACCGTCAACACCTCAGACTCTTTTAATCATAATTGATCAGCGAGGGTCATCTAGGGGGTTTGCAAACATCCTACCATCAGGTAATATTGCCCCTGTCAGAATTGTTTCTGTGCAGTTTGCCTGATTGAGAACAGCGCCCTGAAGATTGGCGTGGGAAAGATTAGCCTGAGTTAAATTTGCGCCACTCAAATTCCCATCCTTTAAATTAGCATTCACCAATTGCGCCCTACTCAAATCGGCATCACTCAAGTCTGCCCCTCTCAAATCGCAATCATTTAGCAGAGTATGTTGTAAATTGGCACTAACTAACTTGACTCGCTTTAAGTTAGCACCGATCAGTTCAGCTTGGCTTAAATTTGCTACTACTAATTTAGCGTGATTTAAGTTGGCATGGGTAAGATTGGTTTTTTGGAGATTGGCTCCAATTAAATTAGCATGACTTAAATTAACCCCGGTTAAATCCAGAGATGAGAGGTTGGCGCCTTGAAAATTGCGATCGCCGCTTTTATATCTTCGCAGAAGTTCTCCTCCATCCGTGATACTAATATCCCTTGGGGGTGAAAATAGCAAACGAAACGTTAATTTATTACCACTTTCGATCACCCGTCCTAATTCTTCATAAAGGGGATAGGAACCTAAACCGCTTAACCTCACCCAACCCCGTGAACGAGTCATTGCTACAAATAATTGATGACGAAAATTGAGATTATTCTCAACAGTGGCAATTTGATCTAAACCAACAATATAAACCATATCGGCTTCATGTCCTTTCGCCCGATGAATCCGCGAAATCGTCACGCCTCCTTCACACCAAAATTGATTGGCATTTTGGTTATTATAACTGGGTTTAATCATATTACAATCCGGTGTTCCGGGGATAAAAATATCAATTCCTTGCTGGATTAAAAAATTAGCAATATAGGTTTCTAATTGAATTGCTTCCCAACCCATTCCTAAGACAATTACTAAAATTTCTCGACTGGGACGCAAGCCATCAATTTTTAAGTTATAAAGCAGGCGATCGCTTAAAGCTGTTAATTCTTCTGTCCGAGAATGATAAGCTTCAAATTCAATTAAAGGTTGTTTCCATAACTCTGCAACGGGGTTAGGAGAATTTTGTTCAGAACGATAAAGAGTAATAGTTTCACCCAGTTTAAAGGGAGAATTAAAGGCAGATTTTTCCTTTACTTTTAAATTCGGTAAAATCACTTGATAACCCATCGTTTGCCAATCTTCCGCCCACTTCATTCCTGTTAATAATCCTTGGGGACGTAATAACCCCAAACCAATCCCGTGAGCCGCCGTTAAAATCGGGGCGGGAATCCGATAACATCGAGACATAATCTCTGTTTTTTGGATGCCATTCCCATATTCCCCCGTTACTAATTGTCCCCATTCATCCCCAAATAATTCACTGGCTGTGGGTACTTTTAAACTCTCTAAACTTTGAACTTCATCATAAGCCCAAATCAACCGTTTCTGAGGAGTTTCCGAACTATTTCCCTCCTGAAGATTAACAGGACGTAAGGCTTGATAAGCCATCCAATAAAAAGGCTGTTTTCCCTCAAATTTTAGATCCTCATCCACCATAAAATCCTGCCCTTCATCAATGAGAACGGCATCAAAAATAGTTGGAATTGTTGCCGATTTTAATAAGTGACAACAAGCTTCTGCTAAAGCTTCATTCGCTTTTAAACGAGTGGTTTGTTGTACGCTTTGGCTCCAAACTCCCGCAGCTTGACAAATAGTGCGATAAAAACCCGGTTGATCTTTTGATCCCCAAGCATGGAGAACTTTCAATTTAGAATTTTGGGGATCATAACCCATTTGATTACAACTAAACCTCCTTAACCATTGATCCACCTGTTGCAAAATTGGCTCATATAAACTCCGACTAAAAAATACTAAAACAAGATCCCATTCGGGATATTTAAGGTGCATTTGTGCCACTTTTTGACACAATAACACCGTTTTTCCTGAGCCCGCAATTCCTCGAATTCGTTGGGGCCCTGGGGGAATCACTTTAGCAATTTGTTCCTGTTGTAAATCCAGTTCAGAAATCCGTTGTCTAACAATTGCTAACACCGCACTCCGCGTTAAAGACGTCTCTAAATGATCCGTTTGACTAAAAACAAATCGACGACTCGGCGGACGAAACAACGGTGTTCCACTAATCACCCCCTTTAACACCCGCCATTGTTCCTCAGAAAGTTCCTCCCCCCTAGCCACTAACGGAGCTTTCTGAATGACTGCAATTAAACTGGAGGGTTGACCGTTAAGCGACAACTGACACCCTAGATCTTCTTGAAATAAAATAGGAGGAGAACTGGGTAAAAGATCAAATCCTCGATATTGCCATTGAGATTGGAGAATGCGAGGTAAGGCGACTAATACACGACTTGGAACCTTCTGACGCAGGATTTCTTCTAAATTGCAATAGTCCAACAGGGCAAATAGTTGATGCTCCGCTTGTTGATAGGGATTTGCTTGAGTGGTATAAAATTCTTGAAGTTCCCAACAATGACCTGTAATATTAAGAATTTGGTCAATCGTTATTGATTTCACCTCAATAATAATTAATCCCAATTCTGCATCTACGATTAAAATATCGGGTTCTTTCCGAAACCTTCCCAGTTTCGAGAAAATAGGATAACGCCAATAGGCAATACAATCTCGTTGGGCCCAGGTTTGGCAAATCACCTTCCAGACTTGATATTCAGCTTGTTCACCTGCTTGAAACAGGGGTTCAGTCGTGATAAATTTGCGATCTTGGGACTGGGCATCTCCGATCATTTTTAGGCTTTTTTGTCTGTTGTCGGTTGTCTGTTAACTTACGAGGGGTTTGGGGGAGCGATAAGTCCCACACTGAATTTCACGCTCACAAAAAATAACCACCAAATCAGCGTGGGATACATGGACTCCCCCAGGTTAATTTTGTTTGTCCCAATCCCGACAGAATTAACAATAGTATGATAGACTATATCCAAGAGTTTTGAAAGCGACAATGTTTCAGGCATACAAATACCGTATCTATCCAAAAATTGAGCAGCAAATCGCCTTAGCTAAAAGCTTTGGCTGTTGCCGTTGGTATTGGAATTATGCCCTGAATTTATGCCAAGAAACTTATAAAACAACAGGAAAGGGGTGGTCAAGAACAGCAATTCAAGGATTGTTACCTCAACTTAAAAAGGAATATCCTTGGCTAAGTTATGCCTATTCTCAATGTTTACAAGTTGTCGCGCTCAACTTATCTACCGCTTACAAAAACTTTTTTGAGAAACGGGCTAGATTACCTCAATTCAAATCCAAACATAGCAGACAATCAATCAGTTATCCCCAAAATGTTAAGTTTCTAGGAGATTACCTAAAATTACCCGGTAAAGTGGGGTTGGTTTATTGTGTGCGTCACCGTCCTTATGAAGGGACAATCAAAACCGTTACTGTTTCAAAGAATCGTGATGGGAAATACTACGCATCTGTGTTAGTTGATGACGGGAAGGAAACACCCAACTTATCAACTCATGACCGTGATCTCAACGCTGCGACAAATATCAAGAATGAAGCCTTGCGGATTCTGTCGTTGGGAACCAGCGATACTGCTAGTCTGAGGGGATGTCAGTCATCAGAAAAAACTTCTGTTTCTTCAGATGCTATCCCCGTTGATGCTAGAAGCCCACACTTACTCTACGAGTAAGTGTGGGTAGTTCACCATCTCCAAGAGTGTCAACTTGTGTCAAGCTCTGTTAACTTTGTTTTACCGGATATCCACCCTAGTTGATCACAAACTCAATTGAGTCTTATGGCTCCTTTTTATCGCCTAATCTTATTTATATTCGCCTGTACTGCCTACTGGGGTGGAACTTCCTGCTTTAGTAGCAGTGCGACTGCTGCGATTGAGAACAAAACCCAACAGCTTACAGACACAAGCAGGCGTGTCTCCACTCTACCTTTAGCAGATTCCGCTAGATCTTGGCAAATTGCTCAGAACAGCCCAGAGAAACCCCCCAAAAAAGACCCTAAAACACCGCCAAAACCTAAAACACCCTTCCGTTTTCCCTCACGGTTGTTACTTCTAGGGGTAGGAGCTTTAATTGTTACAGGGGGAGCGATTTTAATTTTAATTCGGCTCCTGAGTCATCCTGATGACGGGGAAGGTACAGTAGTGGATATTGAGGCGGAAACGGTGACGGAATCTCATCCTGAACCGCCACAGTCGTCTCCACCTCCTCCATTAGCAGAGATTAGGGCGATTACACAGGGACAGACGCAAGCCGCCCCAACCGTAATCCAACAAAATCAGCCTTCTGTTTCCTTAGAGGAGAATGGTTATCGAGACACAACATTAAAGGTTTCTCCCACCGATACACCTTCGGAAACACCAACTGCATCTGAAAACCCCCCTGCGGTGAATAACTCGGTGACAGATACCGTTAATATTCACCCCCCCTCCTATCAGTCGAAACTTGATCCCCAGGAAAAATGGATTAACGATTTAAAACAAATCAACCCAGATATTAGGAGTAATGCCATTTGGGAACTCGCTCAAGCCGGAGATTCCAGGGCTATTCAACCTTTGTTAGAGTTATTAATTGATTCCGATTCTAATCAACGCAGTTTAGTTTTAGCCGCCCTTTCAGAAATTGGAAATCGCACGTTAAAACCCCTAAACCGGGCTTTAAGTTTGTCCCTTCAAGATGAAAATGCCGAAGTTAGAAAAAATGCCATTCGAGATTTAAGCCGAATTTATGATTTAGCCACCCAAATGAGTCAAATCTTACAACGAGCCGTCGATGATCCCGATCCTGAAGTTCAAGAAATGGCAAAATGGGCAACCAATCGATTAAGTCGCCTCCGTTCTGTTTCCAGTCGTGATCAACCTCCTATTGGATGACTATTTACTTTTCGTATAGCTGATAAAGTTGGGTTAGTTCCCGTTTAAATTGTTCCCGCACACTATCGGGGGCCACAATTTCACAATCTTTGCCATAACGAAACACCTCTCGAATTAACCAAAAGGGATTTACAACCCGTCGCACCACTTGGCGGATATTTCCCAAAACCTCGTTTTCAACATCTTCCAGTTTCGGTTCATAGGCATTTGCCAACCACCCCCTAAAATGTAAGTACACTTTTAGAGAATCCAGAGAACCTCGCCACTCCCCTTCGATGGGTAATATTCCTTGAATTCGGTCTAACCTAAGACATCGATTATGGCGGAGTTCTGGCACATCTTGACTATCTTCTGTTTGATCGCACCAAACTTGTAAGTAGAATCGCTTCTCATACAGACGCACTTCTGCATAACGGACAGTAAATTCTAACTCCTGATGTTGGGAGTTTTCATAGGACAAACGAAAAGGCTGTTGATTCCTAATATATTCGTCAACCTGATTCCGCGCACTTTGCAGAGGTTGGTTCATCTGTTGTAGTAATGCTTGACGCAGAGGAGCTTCTAAGTTTTCCTGATCCAGTAAAAGTGTAATTAGGGTTTCTGCGTCTTCCACTTGACCCGCATCTAATAAGGCTTTCGTTGCTTGTCGTAAGGCTTTGATTTGTTTGGCGTTCAGGGTTAATCGGTTACGGCTGACTTGCACTTCATTTTGAGCGATCGCAGCCACTAACCCCGATGCACTGGGATTATCGCCCCATTTAATATCCAGGCGTTGGGCGATGTCTTCGAGCTTTTGTTTAGTTCCAGGGGGGACGGACAGGGTTAGGGTTTCTTTTTTTCTAGCCATTTTCAAAAATAATTGCAATTACTACTTGCACTTTATAGATGGGTGTGTAATATTAATAAGTGTCAGTGATATTTATTGTAAAACAGGAAAGCCCCATTGTGGATACTTACTCTATCATACTCAAGCCTGTTTATTCCTGTCCAGCCTCAGAACCATTGCAGGGCGTGACCTTACCCCCTGGTTGGACATTAGCATGGCATCAGGCGGAAACCTTCAAAGCGTTGAGTGATCCGAATATTGATATTGTTTTCAATACCGCCATGACAGGGGATGGTAAGAGTTTAGCGGCCTATCTGAAAGCGATGACGGGACGTAATTACACCTTAGCCATGTACCCGACTAACGAACTCGCACGGGATCAAGAACGACAAGTCCAGAATTACAAAACTCAATTTCAGCCGGACTATGATCCTCAAATTTACCGCTTAAATGGTTCTATTTTAGATGATTTTATCGAAACCAATCAGTTACCCTCTCGACAGCAAGCCTTAATTAATCGCACGAATAACTCAGAAATTCTACTAACAAATCCTGATATTTTTCACTATATCCATGATTTTCGTTATCTCCGTCGAAATAAGAAAGGCAAAGGCGACAACGCCGACAAACTATTTCGGCGCATTGATGAATACTATGAGTTATTTATTTTTGACGAATTTCATGTTTTTTCATCTCCTCAAATTGCTAGTGTTATGAATGCGCTGCTGTTGATTAAACATACCTCAGTTAATAAAAAATTTCTGTTTCTTTCGGCTACTCCTAGCGAACTTCTGCAAAATTTTCTATTCAAATCAGGCTTGAAGTACCGAATTATTGATCCGGTCGCTCAAGGTGCTTATCAATTTGATCCTAATTTAGTTACAACGGGATGGCGACAGGTTAGCCAAGGCATTAACCTAACATTTCCTAATCAGTTAGAGCCTAATTTTCGTTCCGGTTATGATTGGTTAGTTGAAAATGCTGAAACTACTATCTTAAAATTTTTCCTAGACTATCCTGGCAGTAAAGGAGCAATTATTCTTAATTCTATTGCTTCTGTTTATAAACTGTTACCCAAACTCAGATCATTGTTTGAACCTCATGGTTTAAAAGTTATTCCTAATACGAGTTTGACAGGGGAAACAGAAAAAGCCAAATCAATCGCAGAAGCGGATTTAGTGATTGGAACCTCTACTATTGATATTGGCGTTGATTTTAATATTAATTTTCTCATCTTTGAAGCGTCTGATGCCGGGAATTTTATTCAACGCTTTGGACGATTAGGAAGACATCCTAATTTTCCCATTTACCAAGCTTATGCTTTA is a window of Planktothrix serta PCC 8927 DNA encoding:
- a CDS encoding helix-turn-helix transcriptional regulator yields the protein MARKKETLTLSVPPGTKQKLEDIAQRLDIKWGDNPSASGLVAAIAQNEVQVSRNRLTLNAKQIKALRQATKALLDAGQVEDAETLITLLLDQENLEAPLRQALLQQMNQPLQSARNQVDEYIRNQQPFRLSYENSQHQELEFTVRYAEVRLYEKRFYLQVWCDQTEDSQDVPELRHNRCLRLDRIQGILPIEGEWRGSLDSLKVYLHFRGWLANAYEPKLEDVENEVLGNIRQVVRRVVNPFWLIREVFRYGKDCEIVAPDSVREQFKRELTQLYQLYEK
- a CDS encoding HEAT repeat domain-containing protein — protein: MAPFYRLILFIFACTAYWGGTSCFSSSATAAIENKTQQLTDTSRRVSTLPLADSARSWQIAQNSPEKPPKKDPKTPPKPKTPFRFPSRLLLLGVGALIVTGGAILILIRLLSHPDDGEGTVVDIEAETVTESHPEPPQSSPPPPLAEIRAITQGQTQAAPTVIQQNQPSVSLEENGYRDTTLKVSPTDTPSETPTASENPPAVNNSVTDTVNIHPPSYQSKLDPQEKWINDLKQINPDIRSNAIWELAQAGDSRAIQPLLELLIDSDSNQRSLVLAALSEIGNRTLKPLNRALSLSLQDENAEVRKNAIRDLSRIYDLATQMSQILQRAVDDPDPEVQEMAKWATNRLSRLRSVSSRDQPPIG
- the cas3 gene encoding type I-D CRISPR-associated helicase Cas3' — its product is MDTYSIILKPVYSCPASEPLQGVTLPPGWTLAWHQAETFKALSDPNIDIVFNTAMTGDGKSLAAYLKAMTGRNYTLAMYPTNELARDQERQVQNYKTQFQPDYDPQIYRLNGSILDDFIETNQLPSRQQALINRTNNSEILLTNPDIFHYIHDFRYLRRNKKGKGDNADKLFRRIDEYYELFIFDEFHVFSSPQIASVMNALLLIKHTSVNKKFLFLSATPSELLQNFLFKSGLKYRIIDPVAQGAYQFDPNLVTTGWRQVSQGINLTFPNQLEPNFRSGYDWLVENAETTILKFFLDYPGSKGAIILNSIASVYKLLPKLRSLFEPHGLKVIPNTSLTGETEKAKSIAEADLVIGTSTIDIGVDFNINFLIFEASDAGNFIQRFGRLGRHPNFPIYQAYALIPNFLVARLFSEQSPLKVGENYDRITFTQSIRSCWSFVNQFENYPKRWGGIQSACVHNELLNMKNEYPQAVNNFKRDIESAFGMSLGHKYGQIKHCLNEKKNKIIQEARSFRGSSQLDCAIYDMTNPEEPEKERFKTYNLPGILSNFIIEWMEEKDFMKKVEVAGLPKKRFENALCYLKLIDYREVRENWHFYYSGDDFDEIKKSGKVQVLKGLEISNSINAISRTLYRQGVVCFISDRDRSYLQAKLGLPMQFQAYGIDDKLDEKPRYTIAFGQSALMLETLIWCWKPKEDEGWIC
- a CDS encoding pentapeptide repeat-containing protein, which gives rise to MIGDAQSQDRKFITTEPLFQAGEQAEYQVWKVICQTWAQRDCIAYWRYPIFSKLGRFRKEPDILIVDAELGLIIIEVKSITIDQILNITGHCWELQEFYTTQANPYQQAEHQLFALLDYCNLEEILRQKVPSRVLVALPRILQSQWQYRGFDLLPSSPPILFQEDLGCQLSLNGQPSSLIAVIQKAPLVARGEELSEEQWRVLKGVISGTPLFRPPSRRFVFSQTDHLETSLTRSAVLAIVRQRISELDLQQEQIAKVIPPGPQRIRGIAGSGKTVLLCQKVAQMHLKYPEWDLVLVFFSRSLYEPILQQVDQWLRRFSCNQMGYDPQNSKLKVLHAWGSKDQPGFYRTICQAAGVWSQSVQQTTRLKANEALAEACCHLLKSATIPTIFDAVLIDEGQDFMVDEDLKFEGKQPFYWMAYQALRPVNLQEGNSSETPQKRLIWAYDEVQSLESLKVPTASELFGDEWGQLVTGEYGNGIQKTEIMSRCYRIPAPILTAAHGIGLGLLRPQGLLTGMKWAEDWQTMGYQVILPNLKVKEKSAFNSPFKLGETITLYRSEQNSPNPVAELWKQPLIEFEAYHSRTEELTALSDRLLYNLKIDGLRPSREILVIVLGMGWEAIQLETYIANFLIQQGIDIFIPGTPDCNMIKPSYNNQNANQFWCEGGVTISRIHRAKGHEADMVYIVGLDQIATVENNLNFRHQLFVAMTRSRGWVRLSGLGSYPLYEELGRVIESGNKLTFRLLFSPPRDISITDGGELLRRYKSGDRNFQGANLSSLDLTGVNLSHANLIGANLQKTNLTHANLNHAKLVVANLSQAELIGANLKRVKLVSANLQHTLLNDCDLRGADLSDADLSRAQLVNANLKDGNLSGANLTQANLSHANLQGAVLNQANCTETILTGAILPDGRMFANPLDDPR
- a CDS encoding RNA-guided endonuclease InsQ/TnpB family protein, which encodes MFQAYKYRIYPKIEQQIALAKSFGCCRWYWNYALNLCQETYKTTGKGWSRTAIQGLLPQLKKEYPWLSYAYSQCLQVVALNLSTAYKNFFEKRARLPQFKSKHSRQSISYPQNVKFLGDYLKLPGKVGLVYCVRHRPYEGTIKTVTVSKNRDGKYYASVLVDDGKETPNLSTHDRDLNAATNIKNEALRILSLGTSDTASLRGCQSSEKTSVSSDAIPVDARSPHLLYE